The proteins below come from a single Acidobacteriota bacterium genomic window:
- a CDS encoding site-specific DNA-methyltransferase — protein sequence MSSACAEMPFNYDRLPKDLQKQLKKVYSRNGNEEREWLATNTIHCGDALGLLPKVEPNSIAVSVWSPPYFVGKSYEADLCFEEWQRLLEQVIALHYPIIQPGGFLVINIADILCFKDAEMPRIATENVGRRRSPVTRDDVVQAMEENPDLNRYQIAKMLGCSEQTVDRRLNGNNIRGGKYGSQTRVKLVGGLIEQWGMDAGFYLYDRRIWVKDAAWENSRWASLSYRAVDEFEYLYFFWKPGVTKIDRSRLSRKEWRDWGSRAVWEFPSVRANDDHEAKFPQELPTRVLRMLSDPEDTVLDCFVGSGTTAIAAAKHNRRFLGIDIEPRYAELARRNLRRSTRQL from the coding sequence ATGAGCAGCGCATGCGCGGAAATGCCGTTCAACTACGACAGATTACCCAAGGACTTGCAGAAACAGCTCAAGAAAGTCTACTCGCGCAACGGAAATGAGGAGAGGGAATGGCTGGCTACCAATACGATTCACTGCGGCGATGCGCTTGGACTGCTGCCGAAGGTCGAGCCGAACAGCATCGCGGTCAGCGTCTGGTCACCGCCCTACTTCGTGGGCAAGAGCTACGAGGCTGATTTGTGCTTTGAGGAATGGCAGCGCCTGCTGGAGCAGGTCATCGCCCTTCATTATCCGATCATCCAGCCTGGTGGATTTCTAGTCATCAACATCGCCGATATCCTCTGTTTCAAGGATGCGGAAATGCCTCGCATCGCCACCGAGAACGTAGGACGAAGACGTTCGCCTGTCACGCGGGATGATGTCGTTCAGGCGATGGAGGAGAATCCGGACCTGAATCGCTACCAGATCGCCAAAATGCTCGGGTGCAGCGAGCAGACGGTTGACCGGAGACTGAACGGCAACAATATCCGCGGAGGCAAATACGGCAGTCAAACGCGAGTCAAGCTGGTAGGGGGCTTGATCGAACAGTGGGGAATGGATGCCGGATTCTATCTCTATGATCGCCGGATCTGGGTCAAGGATGCCGCCTGGGAGAACAGCCGCTGGGCTTCGCTGTCGTATCGGGCGGTTGACGAGTTCGAGTACCTGTACTTCTTTTGGAAGCCGGGGGTCACGAAGATCGACCGTTCCAGGTTGAGTCGAAAGGAATGGCGCGATTGGGGTTCCAGGGCCGTGTGGGAGTTCCCCTCGGTGCGGGCCAACGACGACCATGAGGCGAAGTTCCCACAGGAACTGCCGACGAGAGTTCTGAGGATGCTCAGCGATCCTGAGGACACTGTTCTTGACTGCTTTGTCGGGAGCGGAACCACCGCGATTGCCGCAGCGAAACACAATCGGCGTTTTCTCGGCATCGACATCGAGCCGCGCTATGCTGAATTGGCCCGGCGAAACCTCAGACGGTCGACCCGGCAACTGTGA
- a CDS encoding Na+/H+ antiporter NhaC family protein, whose protein sequence is MQDYGWLSVLPPVLTIVLAIATKQVYLSLLLGIGLGWTIIDDWNPFAGVASSIDAIVSVFESASNTRAILFTLLMGSVIAFTQRSGGVKGFITWVESRGLVRNRKQAGLMAWVLGLVIFIESNICILVSGTVSRPLFDRYKVSREKLAYILDSTSAPKCMLLPLNGWGAYVIGLLAAQNIERPVQALISSIPFNFYAMAALLLVAVLVITGRDYGPMVAAEKRTLEGKKLNPDARPMISEEAGEIEAKEGVPARAFNMVLPVVTLVLMVPISLYVDGGGDILAGSGSKAVLWAVVTALVVAAISYRLQGVLNLHESIDLTINGAKPLLPVAALLMLAFAIGATCTELGTGPYVAKLAQAALPAAIIPALIFLLSCFIAFSTGTSWGTFAIMMPIAIPMVTLIGLDQSLTIAAVLGGGVFGDHCSPISDTSIISSMAAATDHIDHVRTQAPYAATAAALAVTLFLLLGALL, encoded by the coding sequence ATGCAAGATTACGGCTGGCTTTCCGTGCTGCCTCCCGTGTTGACCATCGTCCTGGCCATCGCCACCAAGCAAGTCTACCTCTCGCTGCTGCTGGGCATCGGCCTGGGATGGACCATCATCGACGACTGGAATCCCTTTGCGGGCGTGGCTTCTTCGATCGACGCCATCGTCTCGGTTTTCGAGAGCGCCTCCAACACGAGGGCCATCCTCTTCACCTTGCTGATGGGTTCGGTCATCGCCTTCACCCAGCGTTCGGGCGGCGTCAAGGGCTTTATCACCTGGGTGGAGTCGCGGGGGCTGGTCAGGAACCGCAAGCAGGCCGGACTCATGGCCTGGGTGCTGGGGCTGGTGATCTTCATCGAGTCCAACATCTGCATCCTGGTGTCGGGCACGGTGTCGCGTCCGCTCTTTGACCGCTACAAGGTTTCGCGCGAAAAGCTGGCTTACATCCTCGATTCCACCTCGGCGCCCAAGTGCATGCTGCTGCCGCTCAACGGATGGGGCGCCTACGTCATCGGACTGCTGGCGGCCCAGAACATCGAGCGTCCGGTGCAGGCGCTGATTTCCTCCATTCCCTTCAACTTCTACGCCATGGCGGCCTTGCTGCTGGTGGCGGTGCTGGTCATCACGGGACGCGATTACGGCCCCATGGTGGCGGCTGAGAAGCGCACCTTGGAGGGCAAGAAGCTGAATCCGGACGCGCGTCCCATGATCTCGGAAGAGGCGGGCGAGATCGAAGCCAAAGAGGGGGTTCCGGCACGGGCCTTCAACATGGTGCTGCCGGTCGTCACGCTGGTGCTAATGGTGCCCATCAGCCTCTACGTGGACGGCGGAGGCGACATCCTGGCGGGCAGCGGATCGAAGGCGGTGCTATGGGCTGTGGTGACGGCCCTGGTGGTGGCTGCAATCAGCTACCGCCTGCAAGGCGTCCTCAACCTGCACGAGTCCATCGACCTGACCATCAACGGCGCCAAGCCGCTCTTGCCCGTTGCGGCCCTGCTCATGCTGGCCTTCGCCATCGGAGCCACCTGCACGGAACTCGGCACCGGCCCCTACGTGGCCAAGCTGGCTCAGGCCGCCTTGCCGGCAGCCATCATTCCCGCCCTCATCTTCCTGCTGAGCTGCTTCATCGCCTTCTCGACGGGAACCTCGTGGGGAACCTTCGCCATCATGATGCCCATCGCCATCCCCATGGTGACCCTGATCGGACTCGATCAATCTCTGACCATCGCCGCCGTCCTGGGCGGAGGCGTCTTCGGCGACCACTGCTCGCCCATCTCCGACACTTCCATCATCAGCTCCATGGCCGCCGCCACCGACCACATCGACCACGTCCGCACCCAAGCCCCCTACGCCGCCACCGCCGCCGCCCTAGCCGTCACCCTCTTCCTCCTCTTGGGCGCCCTGCTGTAA
- a CDS encoding SfiI family type II restriction endonuclease, whose amino-acid sequence MFLNPEDATATIVEDVEKASLRLAVQALIEFREEALKIFQVQTEKFEHNLQDVGEDITREALDRMGLSRIEDRLFGKIDYKRARYVFHPEYALRQALFVDSKTEKDAKTVTLQMSQTSMSVRQERRGTLIDQPGSMPKVWESGKFHYLTTIIIVKYHYEQEQRNTSLKSIIAAAIPNGLLQDRYNPSVEDTIWRAGRDAPTLGEKFRVRLRYGLLERKSPWRVQRISAHGPFSWNDATALRRE is encoded by the coding sequence ATGTTTCTGAATCCTGAAGATGCCACGGCCACTATTGTGGAGGATGTGGAGAAAGCGTCTCTGCGCCTCGCAGTTCAGGCGCTGATCGAATTCAGGGAAGAAGCCCTCAAAATCTTCCAGGTTCAAACGGAGAAATTCGAACACAACCTTCAGGATGTCGGCGAAGACATCACGCGTGAAGCTTTGGATCGGATGGGCCTGTCTCGCATCGAGGACCGGCTATTTGGGAAAATCGACTACAAGCGCGCCAGATATGTGTTCCATCCTGAATATGCCTTGCGGCAGGCCCTATTCGTCGATTCGAAAACCGAGAAGGATGCCAAGACTGTTACGCTTCAGATGTCGCAGACCTCGATGAGTGTCAGACAAGAGCGCCGTGGCACGCTGATTGACCAGCCCGGCTCTATGCCGAAAGTCTGGGAAAGCGGAAAATTCCATTACCTGACCACTATCATCATCGTGAAGTACCACTATGAACAAGAACAAAGGAATACGAGTCTGAAGAGCATCATTGCAGCCGCCATACCGAACGGTCTTCTGCAAGATCGCTACAACCCATCGGTCGAGGACACGATCTGGCGGGCTGGAAGGGACGCGCCGACTCTGGGCGAAAAATTCCGTGTCCGGCTGCGTTACGGACTTCTTGAAAGGAAGTCTCCTTGGCGCGTCCAGAGAATCTCGGCACACGGCCCGTTTTCCTGGAACGATGCGACAGCCCTTAGGCGAGAATAG
- a CDS encoding VWA domain-containing protein: MSFYRFADPYLLGLLALLPLMGLWYWRRVKRKGATLLYSDIGRLKRAARASSARRRHLLFALRMLSMALLIAAFARPQTGVSGEDILTEGIDIMLVLDFSSSMLAEDLQPNRSQAAKQVASQFVQGRRNDRVGLVVFAGLAYTQCPLTLDYGVLQDLLDEMEVGIIEDGTAIGMGLATAVKRLRDSEAESKVAILLTDGRNNRGEIDPLTAAQMAKAFGVKVYTVGAGTRGEAPYPVNDPIMGRQYRRIRVDIDEDTLRQVAETTGGRYFRATDRESLQQVYGEIDQLERTEIKVEQFTRYGELFHYPLAAGLLLLLLELALAQTRFRKIP; this comes from the coding sequence ATGAGCTTCTACCGCTTCGCCGATCCTTACCTGCTGGGCCTGCTGGCGCTGCTGCCCTTGATGGGGCTCTGGTACTGGAGGCGCGTGAAACGCAAGGGCGCCACCCTGCTTTATTCCGACATCGGACGCCTCAAGCGGGCCGCCCGGGCCTCTTCGGCGCGCCGGCGCCATCTTCTCTTCGCGCTGCGCATGCTGAGCATGGCCTTGCTCATCGCGGCCTTCGCGCGTCCTCAGACGGGGGTCAGCGGCGAGGACATCCTGACCGAGGGCATCGACATCATGCTGGTGCTCGATTTCTCCAGCTCGATGCTGGCCGAGGACCTCCAGCCCAACCGCTCCCAAGCCGCCAAACAGGTGGCCTCTCAGTTCGTGCAGGGACGCCGCAACGACCGCGTGGGACTGGTCGTCTTCGCCGGCTTGGCCTACACCCAGTGTCCGCTGACCCTGGACTACGGGGTGCTGCAGGACCTGCTGGACGAGATGGAGGTGGGCATTATCGAAGACGGCACCGCCATCGGGATGGGGCTGGCCACCGCCGTCAAGCGCCTGCGCGACAGCGAGGCTGAGTCGAAGGTGGCCATCCTGCTCACCGACGGACGCAACAACCGGGGCGAAATCGATCCCCTCACCGCCGCCCAGATGGCCAAGGCTTTCGGAGTCAAGGTCTATACGGTGGGCGCCGGCACCCGGGGGGAGGCGCCCTATCCCGTCAACGACCCCATCATGGGACGCCAATACCGGCGCATCCGCGTCGACATCGACGAAGACACCCTGCGCCAGGTGGCCGAGACCACCGGCGGACGCTACTTCCGCGCCACCGACCGCGAGAGCCTGCAGCAGGTCTACGGCGAAATCGATCAACTGGAACGCACCGAGATCAAGGTCGAGCAGTTCACCCGCTACGGCGAGCTCTTCCACTATCCGCTGGCCGCCGGGCTGCTGCTGCTGCTTTTGGAACTGGCTCTGGCCCAGACGCGTTTCCGTAAAATCCCATAA
- a CDS encoding VWA domain-containing protein, protein MFRFAFQSMLIGYLLVPLLALFLWWAWRRKKQVLQTFAGSRLAPKLAQMVNRRAPLYKALLLVVALTLLITALARPQFGTRLETVRREGLDIIIALDVSESMLAEDIAPNRLEKAKHAVSSLIRRLDGDRIGLVAFAGEAFVQCPLTLDYGAAQMFLRSMDTQLLSVPGTNLGKAVELSLKAFQSGEMKHKVLILITDGEDHQGQPLEKAEEASDQGVTIFTVGIGSPQGVPIPEFDQRGRRVGFKKNQQGEVVTTALDEASLERIAETAQGRYFRATPGEDELAELAGEIESMEKRELDSQQFRRYEEQFQLFLGAALLLLLGEFFVPERRKPSRIWKGRFQ, encoded by the coding sequence ATGTTTCGATTCGCATTTCAGTCCATGCTCATCGGCTACCTGTTGGTGCCCTTGCTGGCCCTCTTCCTGTGGTGGGCCTGGCGGCGCAAGAAGCAGGTCTTGCAGACCTTCGCGGGCAGCCGGTTGGCGCCCAAGCTGGCCCAGATGGTCAACCGCAGAGCGCCCCTCTACAAGGCCCTGCTGCTGGTCGTTGCGCTGACCCTGCTGATTACGGCGCTGGCCCGTCCTCAGTTCGGCACCCGCCTTGAAACCGTACGCCGCGAGGGGCTCGACATCATCATCGCGCTGGACGTCTCAGAATCGATGCTGGCCGAAGACATCGCTCCCAACCGGCTGGAGAAGGCCAAGCACGCCGTCTCCTCGCTCATCCGGCGCCTGGACGGCGACCGCATCGGACTGGTGGCCTTCGCCGGCGAGGCCTTCGTCCAGTGTCCGCTGACGCTCGATTACGGAGCCGCCCAGATGTTCCTGCGCTCGATGGACACCCAACTGCTCTCCGTTCCCGGCACAAACCTGGGCAAGGCGGTGGAACTCTCTCTCAAGGCCTTTCAGTCGGGAGAAATGAAACACAAGGTGCTGATTCTCATCACCGATGGAGAGGACCATCAAGGCCAGCCGCTGGAAAAGGCCGAGGAGGCCTCGGATCAAGGCGTGACCATTTTCACGGTGGGGATCGGATCGCCCCAGGGCGTCCCCATTCCCGAGTTCGATCAAAGGGGCCGCCGGGTCGGCTTCAAGAAAAACCAGCAGGGCGAAGTCGTCACCACGGCTCTGGACGAGGCCAGCCTGGAGCGGATCGCCGAGACCGCCCAGGGACGCTACTTCAGGGCCACGCCCGGCGAGGACGAACTGGCCGAGCTGGCTGGAGAAATCGAATCGATGGAGAAAAGGGAACTGGACTCGCAGCAGTTCAGGCGTTATGAAGAACAGTTCCAGCTCTTCCTGGGCGCGGCCTTGCTGCTGCTGTTGGGCGAGTTCTTCGTGCCCGAGCGGCGCAAGCCCAGCCGCATCTGGAAAGGACGTTTTCAATGA
- a CDS encoding DUF58 domain-containing protein, translating into MIPKEILRKVKRLEITTRGLVNDVFSGEYHSVFKGRGMDFSEVREYHYGDDIRNIDWNVTARSGRPYVKVFEEERELTVMLLVDVSRSGEFGSAQRMKGEIAVELCALLAFSAIKNNDKVGLIIFTDRIEKFVPPRKGRSHVLRVLRELLYFKPEGRGTDIGGALEYLMRVTRRRAVVFLVSDFISKPYRQPLKVVAQRHDLVGLQMIDPREMAIPPVGFLEIEDAESGEHLLVDTGSQQFRKLVRANTQAQQRRREELFRSLKADLVEIMTDQSYFEPLVEFFRNRARRIRR; encoded by the coding sequence ATGATTCCCAAAGAGATCCTGCGCAAGGTGAAACGCCTGGAGATCACCACCCGTGGACTCGTCAACGACGTCTTCTCGGGCGAATACCACTCCGTCTTCAAGGGCCGCGGGATGGATTTTTCGGAAGTGCGCGAATACCACTACGGCGACGATATCCGCAATATCGACTGGAACGTCACCGCCCGCAGCGGACGCCCCTACGTCAAAGTCTTCGAGGAAGAACGCGAGCTGACGGTGATGCTGCTGGTGGACGTCAGCCGCTCGGGCGAGTTCGGCAGCGCCCAGCGCATGAAAGGCGAAATCGCCGTCGAACTGTGCGCCCTGCTGGCCTTCTCGGCCATCAAGAACAACGACAAGGTGGGGCTGATCATCTTCACCGACCGCATCGAGAAGTTCGTCCCCCCGCGCAAGGGTCGCAGCCACGTGCTGAGGGTGTTGCGCGAACTGCTCTACTTCAAGCCCGAGGGGCGGGGCACCGACATCGGGGGGGCGCTGGAGTACCTGATGCGGGTGACCCGCCGCCGGGCGGTCGTGTTCCTGGTTTCGGACTTCATTTCAAAGCCCTACCGTCAGCCGCTCAAGGTGGTGGCTCAGCGCCACGATTTGGTGGGATTGCAGATGATCGATCCGCGCGAGATGGCCATTCCGCCGGTGGGGTTTCTCGAGATCGAGGACGCTGAAAGCGGCGAACACCTGTTGGTCGATACCGGCAGCCAGCAGTTCCGCAAGCTGGTGCGCGCCAACACGCAGGCTCAGCAGCGCCGGCGCGAGGAGCTGTTCCGCTCCCTCAAAGCCGACCTGGTGGAGATCATGACCGACCAGAGCTATTTCGAGCCGCTGGTGGAGTTTTTCCGCAACCGGGCCAGGAGGATCAGGCGGTGA
- a CDS encoding DUF4381 family protein: protein MRSSWANSEIAAGISFPRCARAGMLCLLLTAGLQAQSVDAQLDRQSMLLGDRVSLTVTVLHDPAGRIVWPQPEEGRFGPFEVLDEQLLDPASQDGRIASRKRWILTAFELGQLDLPPLKLEWIPAGRDDGEVLETPALSLTVEEVGADPQGELRDIKPPAEIPLDPWRVALWIALGLAAAALAWWLYRRWRRRPRPAPVRAPRRAQPPLPPHELAYRELAELEVSPLLQEGQIKEYYTRASEIIRRYLRGRYGIDAMEMTSRQISQQLQRLRLSLHNQRLFELFSERCDLVKFAKLRPSAENNSKIVPLARQIVDETKEEPNKPQPQPAAAMATASGEEGP from the coding sequence GTGAGGAGTTCTTGGGCCAACTCGGAAATCGCCGCAGGGATAAGCTTCCCACGCTGCGCGCGGGCCGGGATGCTGTGCTTGCTGCTGACGGCTGGGCTGCAAGCCCAGTCGGTGGACGCCCAGCTCGACCGCCAGAGCATGCTGTTGGGCGACCGGGTGTCGCTGACCGTGACCGTGCTCCACGATCCCGCCGGACGCATCGTCTGGCCCCAGCCTGAGGAGGGACGCTTCGGCCCCTTCGAGGTGCTCGACGAGCAACTGCTCGACCCCGCCAGCCAGGACGGACGCATCGCCTCGCGCAAGCGCTGGATTCTGACCGCATTCGAGCTGGGCCAGCTCGACCTGCCGCCACTCAAGCTGGAGTGGATCCCGGCCGGACGCGACGACGGAGAGGTGCTGGAGACCCCCGCCCTTTCCCTCACCGTAGAAGAAGTCGGAGCCGATCCCCAGGGCGAGCTGCGCGACATCAAGCCGCCCGCCGAGATTCCGCTCGACCCCTGGAGGGTGGCTCTGTGGATCGCGCTGGGTTTGGCGGCGGCGGCCCTGGCCTGGTGGCTCTACCGGCGCTGGAGGCGGCGTCCGCGCCCCGCTCCGGTCCGGGCTCCGCGCCGCGCTCAGCCCCCCCTGCCGCCTCACGAGCTGGCCTACCGCGAACTGGCTGAACTGGAGGTCTCGCCGCTGCTGCAGGAAGGACAAATCAAGGAGTACTACACGCGGGCCTCGGAAATCATCCGCCGCTACCTGCGCGGACGCTACGGCATCGACGCCATGGAGATGACCAGCCGCCAGATTTCCCAGCAACTGCAGCGCCTGCGTCTCAGCCTGCACAACCAGCGCCTCTTCGAGCTTTTCAGCGAACGCTGCGATCTGGTCAAGTTCGCCAAGCTGCGTCCCAGCGCCGAGAACAACTCCAAGATCGTCCCCCTGGCCCGCCAGATCGTGGACGAAACCAAGGAAGAGCCCAACAAGCCCCAGCCTCAGCCGGCCGCGGCCATGGCCACAGCCTCGGGAGAGGAGGGCCCATGA
- a CDS encoding MoxR family ATPase, translating to METKRQELDIDAIQEKIQQESAFVGRLTDEIGRVIVGQEYMVERLLIGLLANGHVLMEGVPGLAKTLTVRTLAQAIQTKFQRIQFTPDLLPADLIGTLIYDQKDGEFKTKKGPIFANIILADEINRSPAKVQSALLEAMQERTVTIGESTFPLEEPFLVLATQNPIEQEGTYPLPEAQVDRFMLKLRVGYPDKQQELEIVRRMSRLEQPHVTAAVTPEEILKARRAVDLIYMDAKVEHYIVDLVFATREPEQYGLGELSELIDFGGSPRASICLAKTAKAHAFLHHRGFVTPEDVRAVAMDVLRHRVIVTYEAEAEEVTSEDIVQKVINKVEVP from the coding sequence ATGGAAACTAAGCGACAAGAACTAGATATCGACGCCATTCAAGAGAAAATCCAGCAGGAGAGCGCCTTTGTGGGGCGGCTGACCGACGAGATCGGACGCGTCATCGTGGGTCAGGAATACATGGTGGAACGCCTGCTCATCGGACTGCTGGCCAACGGACACGTGCTCATGGAGGGCGTGCCCGGGCTGGCCAAGACGCTGACCGTGCGGACGCTGGCCCAGGCCATCCAAACCAAGTTTCAGCGCATCCAGTTCACGCCCGACCTGCTGCCGGCCGACCTCATCGGAACCCTCATCTACGACCAGAAAGACGGCGAATTCAAGACCAAGAAGGGACCCATCTTCGCCAACATCATCCTGGCCGACGAGATCAACCGCTCTCCCGCCAAGGTGCAGTCGGCGCTGCTCGAGGCCATGCAGGAACGCACCGTCACCATCGGCGAGAGCACCTTCCCCCTGGAGGAACCTTTCCTGGTGCTGGCCACCCAGAATCCCATCGAGCAGGAAGGCACCTATCCTCTGCCCGAGGCCCAGGTCGACCGCTTCATGCTCAAGCTCAGGGTGGGCTATCCCGACAAGCAGCAGGAGTTGGAGATCGTCCGCCGCATGTCGCGGCTGGAGCAGCCGCATGTGACGGCCGCCGTCACCCCCGAAGAGATCCTCAAGGCCCGCCGCGCCGTCGATCTCATCTACATGGACGCCAAGGTCGAGCACTACATCGTCGACCTGGTCTTCGCCACCCGCGAGCCCGAACAATACGGACTGGGCGAATTGTCGGAGCTGATCGATTTCGGAGGCTCCCCCCGCGCTTCCATCTGCCTGGCCAAGACGGCCAAGGCTCACGCCTTCCTGCACCACCGCGGATTCGTCACCCCCGAGGACGTGCGGGCCGTGGCCATGGACGTGCTGCGCCACCGCGTCATCGTCACCTACGAGGCCGAGGCCGAAGAAGTCACCTCGGAAGACATCGTCCAGAAAGTCATCAACAAAGTCGAAGTCCCATAG
- a CDS encoding tetratricopeptide repeat protein translates to MKPWNRSRDLRHGLLVLLLWLAAGPSLRAQAGRSQVAEGNRLYEQKQFQEAREKYLQALREAPDSPVPPFNEGNALYQSSDYEKALQSYQQAIQKADPGLESKAWYNLGNAFFKQESLEDAIESYKQALRLDPSDQDAKYNLEMALRRQQQQQQQQQNQDQQQNQKQQQDQDQQQDQDQQDQQQDQQQDQQEQGQQQQQQDQDQQRDQQQRQDQRQDQQEDQQQQNQQDQQQQQPEQGQDQQSRPEEGEGEPLPMSPQTAEQLLQAIREDPKEIRRQQLKAKRPVKVEKDW, encoded by the coding sequence ATGAAGCCTTGGAACCGATCTCGCGACTTGCGTCACGGCCTGCTCGTGCTTTTGCTGTGGCTGGCCGCAGGCCCGTCTCTGCGGGCCCAGGCCGGACGTTCCCAAGTGGCCGAGGGCAACCGCCTCTATGAGCAGAAGCAGTTCCAGGAGGCGCGGGAGAAATACCTGCAAGCCCTGCGCGAGGCTCCCGACTCGCCCGTCCCGCCTTTCAACGAGGGCAACGCCCTCTACCAGAGCAGCGACTACGAAAAGGCCTTGCAGTCTTACCAGCAGGCGATTCAGAAGGCCGATCCCGGACTCGAGTCCAAGGCCTGGTACAACCTGGGCAACGCCTTCTTCAAGCAGGAGAGCCTGGAGGACGCCATCGAGTCCTACAAGCAGGCCCTGCGCCTCGACCCTTCCGATCAAGACGCCAAGTACAACCTCGAAATGGCCTTGCGCCGCCAGCAGCAACAACAGCAGCAACAGCAGAACCAGGACCAGCAGCAGAACCAGAAGCAGCAGCAAGATCAGGACCAGCAACAGGATCAGGACCAGCAGGACCAGCAGCAGGACCAGCAGCAGGACCAGCAAGAGCAGGGCCAGCAACAGCAGCAGCAGGACCAGGATCAGCAGCGAGATCAGCAACAACGGCAGGACCAGCGGCAAGACCAACAGGAGGACCAGCAGCAGCAGAACCAGCAGGACCAGCAGCAACAGCAGCCTGAGCAGGGCCAGGACCAGCAGTCCCGGCCGGAGGAAGGAGAGGGCGAGCCGCTGCCCATGAGTCCGCAGACGGCCGAGCAGTTGCTGCAGGCCATCCGCGAAGATCCCAAGGAAATCCGCCGCCAGCAGCTCAAGGCCAAGCGTCCCGTCAAGGTGGAGAAGGACTGGTAG